A part of Solicola gregarius genomic DNA contains:
- a CDS encoding transposase: protein MPAPRKYPQELRERAMRLVSEARKEDPELSLNAAVVRIGQRTGVNADTLRGWCKQAAIDAGERPGTTTSDAQRIKALEAEVRELKRANEILLAASSFFARELDPRLPW, encoded by the coding sequence ATGCCAGCACCGAGGAAGTATCCGCAGGAGCTTCGTGAGCGTGCGATGCGGCTCGTGAGTGAGGCCCGGAAGGAAGATCCGGAGCTGTCGTTGAACGCGGCGGTGGTGCGGATCGGGCAGCGAACTGGCGTGAACGCCGACACGTTGCGCGGCTGGTGCAAGCAGGCTGCGATCGATGCGGGCGAGCGCCCTGGAACCACGACGAGCGACGCGCAGCGCATCAAGGCGCTGGAGGCCGAGGTGCGCGAGCTCAAACGCGCCAACGAGATCCTGCTGGCGGCCTCGTCGTTCTTCGCGCGGGAGCTCGACCCGCGACTGCCGTGGTAG
- a CDS encoding IS110 family RNA-guided transposase codes for MFTERTSVGLDVHARSVVAAAIDGVTGELFQSRLTPSHEHIRSWLGDLPGPVAVAYEAGPTGFGLSRSLAAAGIRCEVVAPSKLQRPSGDRVKTDAKDAVHLARLLRLDEYTSVAIPSTDQEHARDLVRAREDARGDLMRARHRLSKLLLRQGVVYSGGQAWTDAHDAWLRRQRFDSPSLQMTYESDYDAVLTVKARRDRLDEAIAVMAANSEFTPMVRRLSCLRGVSNLTALALAVELGDWHRFTGNTIGAFVGLVPSEYSSGQSRVQGSITKTGNTHVRRLLVEAAWHHRARYVVGKTMRDRWELASPAARARGDAGNHRLHARWNLFRERRKRHVVANVAIARELAGWCWSLAVLEN; via the coding sequence GTGTTCACCGAGCGTACGAGTGTGGGGCTCGACGTGCACGCACGGTCGGTCGTTGCGGCAGCGATCGACGGCGTCACGGGCGAGCTCTTTCAGAGCAGATTGACCCCATCGCACGAGCACATCCGTTCCTGGCTTGGCGACCTGCCGGGTCCGGTGGCGGTGGCCTATGAGGCGGGTCCGACTGGGTTCGGTTTGTCCCGGTCCCTGGCCGCAGCGGGGATCAGGTGCGAGGTCGTCGCCCCGAGCAAGCTTCAGCGTCCCAGTGGTGACCGCGTCAAGACCGACGCGAAGGACGCGGTGCACCTGGCACGGTTGCTGCGGCTGGACGAGTACACCTCGGTGGCGATCCCGAGCACCGACCAAGAGCACGCCCGTGACCTAGTCCGCGCACGTGAAGACGCTCGTGGTGACCTGATGCGTGCACGTCACCGGCTGTCCAAGCTCCTGTTGCGCCAGGGCGTCGTCTACTCCGGCGGACAGGCTTGGACCGATGCCCACGACGCGTGGCTACGCCGCCAGCGGTTCGATTCGCCGTCGCTGCAGATGACCTACGAGTCCGACTACGACGCGGTCCTGACTGTGAAAGCGCGTCGTGACCGGCTCGACGAGGCAATCGCGGTGATGGCGGCGAACAGCGAGTTCACACCGATGGTGCGGCGGCTGAGCTGCCTACGTGGTGTCAGCAACCTGACCGCACTCGCGCTCGCAGTCGAGCTCGGCGACTGGCACCGGTTCACGGGGAACACCATCGGTGCGTTCGTCGGTCTGGTCCCGTCGGAATACTCCTCCGGACAGTCACGGGTGCAGGGATCGATCACCAAGACCGGCAACACCCACGTCCGGCGGCTGCTCGTCGAGGCAGCGTGGCACCACCGAGCCCGCTACGTCGTCGGCAAAACAATGCGTGACCGATGGGAGCTCGCTTCGCCAGCGGCTCGTGCTCGCGGCGACGCCGGCAACCATCGGCTGCATGCTCGGTGGAACCTCTTCCGGGAGCGTCGCAAGCGACACGTGGTCGCGAACGTCGCCATCGCCCGCGAACTGGCCGGCTGGTGCTGGTCCCTGGCAGTACTCGAGAACTAG
- a CDS encoding peptidase inhibitor family I36 protein, with product MRKILIGSALATAATLLVVPVSPQATAAVILGPSQTDAATASGWDRCPHGSACLFEDANGQGDMYLVPPVFDGGPPRYIGDEWNDRVSSVWNRSRLEIDLYTDYPNVGMEIPLIYYGPPTNLPATSNDAISSYSVLDWGV from the coding sequence ATGCGTAAGATTCTCATTGGATCCGCCTTGGCTACTGCCGCGACACTTCTCGTGGTGCCGGTCAGCCCCCAAGCGACGGCCGCCGTAATTCTGGGGCCGTCACAAACTGATGCAGCGACTGCGAGCGGATGGGATAGGTGTCCGCACGGCTCGGCTTGTCTCTTCGAGGACGCGAACGGTCAAGGTGACATGTATCTGGTCCCACCAGTTTTCGACGGCGGTCCTCCCCGTTACATAGGTGACGAATGGAACGACAGGGTCAGTTCTGTCTGGAACCGTAGCCGGCTTGAAATAGACCTGTACACGGATTATCCGAACGTCGGAATGGAGATCCCGCTCATCTATTACGGTCCGCCGACCAACCTGCCCGCGACCTCCAACGATGCGATATCTTCGTACTCGGTCCTTGATTGGGGCGTGTAG
- a CDS encoding peptidase inhibitor family I36 protein, whose protein sequence is MKRRLIYLIAVAAAAGAIVSAPVSSASASVGPEERRDSPGAWDRCEEDEFCLFEDANGEGEMYSLAAPITIPYLGYFWNDRTSSIWNRSRYDVETFTAADLQGRGLSFTPYGAPVNLSLPHNDSISSLDVR, encoded by the coding sequence ATGAAACGTCGACTCATCTATTTGATTGCAGTCGCTGCTGCGGCTGGTGCGATTGTTTCCGCGCCTGTCAGTTCCGCTTCGGCCTCGGTAGGTCCCGAAGAGAGGCGGGATTCTCCGGGCGCCTGGGATCGGTGTGAGGAGGACGAGTTCTGCTTGTTTGAGGACGCAAATGGCGAAGGAGAAATGTACTCCCTTGCCGCGCCCATAACCATCCCCTATCTAGGTTATTTTTGGAACGATAGGACAAGCTCCATTTGGAACCGCAGCCGATACGATGTCGAAACCTTCACCGCCGCCGATCTCCAAGGTAGGGGGCTATCATTCACGCCTTATGGTGCGCCAGTAAACCTATCTCTCCCGCACAACGACTCAATTTCGTCTCTCGATGTCCGTTAA
- a CDS encoding AfsR/SARP family transcriptional regulator — protein sequence MEYRVLGPLELLEHGRVVEVRASKLRIVLATLLLGAGRTVTIDELIDLLWDGSAPKNARAVVQKYVMRVRRIVVGDTIRTEPDGYRMLISEDQLDLTRFRALVAQADMAAKAEDFGAESEVLNRALELWSGRSPLINVSSDGLARSEVPRLIELHTGTLERRIDLDLRLGRHRELVGELVTLVREHPLREHFWVQWMRALHKSGRTGEALSAYREISGVLADELGVGPGEELREAYMLILRDDAESAEPAAERLSTPHLLPIAGAGFVGRTAERGEIAESLRSAADVAVAPVVLITGAAGIGKTTLAVHVAHGVADAFPDGQLYCDFRAYAPGPSLSVGEVLGQFLHALGQPAETIPIARQEQTATYRSLLAGKRVLIVLDNVASEKQVRELLPGASGSAVLVTSRNELTGLVVDPGAKRVGLDVLSPQESHELLVHALGAERVSAARGAMRSLTATCGGLALALRLAAAHLTLRPGLSISDYVGQLRRHGAVSELRVEGDERADLSGAFGCSYDQLRPKRQYLLRMLSLVADTAFSVHAACAAMDLNETEMSAQLEELAAASLLMRSGKRYKFHDLIRQYAWEQCLLKESDAQRIQARERLLEYYIAKTDLAVQPVLPLSRLPRTSPHAPPALEDSPTLESVDDDRLAMIAAIRAAATYGPYELACQLADALRGYFGLRGHSVDWHAAVEGGIRAAEHAGYREGLAAMYNSRGALCYYTGDVVRAERELTRAVELYEGLNSTGANAVRINLGIIAQICGNLPESVAHLEASMLGYRDAGEPALETRARENLVLALVESGDLARASAESAELKAAAARSVGHLELGAAAELDRYIGDLHRAAERLSAAADEAAAHGDRRNTAGLLDELANCLIEMGEIDRAHRIVTENIAEAERYDPRSLPYVQTTLAKVFKERGNVARARRQFTYALGIATQMHDLAVQCDVLTGWADLELVDGDTQRAFERVSQAVELAQSSGRRLRLVHATAVLAACHRAVGSARRAREIATEALQIAVECEYPLGEATARHQVAESAIADGDADDALDAWTRAASIYSDLGSARAAVVRQRLAELQSHARN from the coding sequence ATGGAGTACAGAGTTCTGGGCCCCCTCGAGCTACTCGAGCACGGTCGCGTGGTCGAAGTCAGAGCCAGCAAGCTGCGTATCGTCCTGGCGACGCTCCTCCTGGGCGCCGGGCGCACCGTCACCATTGACGAGCTCATCGACCTTCTGTGGGACGGGTCGGCGCCGAAAAACGCTCGCGCCGTCGTACAGAAGTACGTCATGCGTGTACGTCGGATCGTGGTGGGCGACACGATCCGCACAGAACCCGACGGCTATCGAATGCTCATTTCCGAAGATCAATTGGATCTCACCCGATTCCGTGCCCTCGTCGCCCAAGCCGACATGGCTGCGAAAGCAGAGGACTTTGGCGCCGAGTCGGAGGTCCTCAATCGTGCACTCGAGCTCTGGAGCGGGAGGTCACCACTGATCAACGTTTCCTCGGACGGGTTGGCGCGCTCCGAGGTCCCGCGTCTGATCGAGCTCCACACGGGCACATTGGAGCGACGTATCGACCTCGACCTGCGGCTCGGGAGGCATCGCGAGCTGGTCGGCGAGCTGGTGACGCTCGTGAGGGAACATCCGCTCCGGGAGCATTTCTGGGTGCAGTGGATGCGGGCGCTGCACAAATCGGGGCGCACGGGGGAGGCGCTCAGCGCGTACCGGGAGATCTCCGGCGTCCTCGCCGACGAGCTCGGGGTCGGTCCTGGCGAGGAACTGCGAGAGGCGTACATGTTGATCCTGCGCGACGACGCCGAGTCCGCCGAACCTGCCGCCGAGCGTCTCTCCACACCTCACCTCTTGCCTATCGCAGGCGCAGGCTTCGTCGGTCGGACAGCCGAACGGGGCGAGATAGCGGAGTCATTGCGGAGCGCTGCAGATGTGGCCGTCGCTCCGGTCGTGCTGATCACCGGCGCCGCCGGCATTGGCAAGACGACACTCGCCGTCCACGTCGCGCATGGCGTCGCCGACGCGTTCCCTGACGGCCAGCTCTACTGCGACTTCAGGGCGTACGCGCCGGGCCCCTCTCTCAGCGTGGGTGAGGTACTGGGTCAGTTCCTGCATGCGCTAGGGCAGCCAGCCGAGACCATCCCGATCGCCCGGCAGGAACAGACCGCGACGTACCGGTCGCTGCTCGCGGGCAAGCGAGTCCTGATCGTGCTGGACAACGTCGCCAGTGAAAAGCAGGTGCGCGAGCTACTGCCGGGCGCCAGCGGCTCCGCGGTTTTGGTCACAAGCCGTAACGAGCTGACCGGTCTCGTGGTCGACCCCGGTGCGAAGCGGGTTGGACTCGACGTCTTGTCTCCTCAGGAGTCGCACGAGCTTCTCGTCCATGCCCTTGGTGCAGAACGGGTGTCTGCCGCCCGCGGTGCGATGCGGTCCCTGACGGCGACATGCGGTGGACTCGCGCTGGCGCTACGCCTGGCCGCAGCGCATCTGACCCTGAGACCGGGACTGTCTATATCGGACTACGTCGGACAGCTACGCCGTCATGGTGCAGTATCGGAACTGCGGGTCGAAGGTGATGAGCGCGCTGACCTGTCGGGCGCCTTCGGTTGCTCGTATGACCAGCTGAGGCCGAAGCGGCAATATCTCCTGCGAATGCTGAGCCTGGTCGCCGACACCGCCTTCTCCGTCCACGCCGCCTGCGCGGCGATGGACTTGAACGAAACGGAGATGTCTGCACAACTGGAGGAACTGGCGGCGGCGAGCCTGCTGATGCGCTCCGGGAAGCGCTACAAGTTCCATGACCTGATTCGGCAGTACGCCTGGGAACAGTGCCTGCTGAAGGAGTCCGATGCGCAGCGGATCCAGGCAAGGGAGCGCCTGCTCGAGTACTACATCGCGAAGACAGATCTCGCGGTTCAACCGGTGCTACCACTCAGCAGGCTGCCGCGAACGTCGCCTCACGCGCCGCCGGCATTAGAGGACTCGCCGACTCTTGAGTCGGTGGATGACGACAGACTGGCGATGATCGCGGCAATCCGCGCCGCCGCCACGTACGGTCCCTACGAACTCGCCTGCCAACTGGCCGACGCACTCCGCGGCTACTTCGGCCTTCGTGGCCACAGCGTGGACTGGCATGCCGCGGTCGAGGGTGGCATCCGGGCGGCGGAACACGCCGGCTACCGCGAGGGTCTGGCCGCCATGTACAACAGCCGGGGCGCCTTGTGCTACTACACCGGTGATGTCGTCCGCGCCGAGCGGGAGCTCACCAGAGCGGTTGAGCTGTACGAGGGGCTGAACTCCACGGGCGCGAACGCCGTTCGGATCAACCTGGGAATAATCGCCCAGATCTGCGGCAATCTCCCTGAGTCGGTGGCGCATCTGGAAGCCTCGATGCTCGGGTACCGAGATGCGGGCGAACCGGCGCTGGAGACGCGCGCACGCGAGAACCTCGTGCTCGCACTGGTCGAGTCCGGTGACTTGGCACGCGCGAGCGCCGAAAGCGCTGAGCTAAAGGCAGCCGCTGCCCGCTCCGTTGGACATCTCGAGCTCGGCGCGGCCGCAGAGCTCGACCGGTACATCGGCGACCTTCATCGCGCAGCCGAAAGGCTCTCGGCAGCGGCCGACGAGGCCGCAGCACATGGGGATCGTCGCAACACCGCAGGTCTCCTTGATGAATTGGCCAACTGCCTTATCGAGATGGGCGAGATCGACCGCGCACATCGGATCGTCACCGAGAACATCGCCGAAGCTGAGCGGTACGACCCACGGAGCCTCCCCTACGTACAGACCACGCTCGCCAAGGTGTTCAAGGAGCGCGGTAACGTCGCGCGCGCTCGCCGTCAGTTCACATACGCGCTGGGGATCGCGACGCAGATGCACGACCTTGCGGTGCAATGCGATGTACTCACCGGCTGGGCAGACCTCGAACTGGTTGACGGTGACACGCAGCGAGCGTTCGAAAGGGTGAGCCAGGCAGTCGAACTCGCGCAGAGCTCCGGGCGACGACTGCGCCTCGTCCACGCCACCGCCGTACTCGCCGCCTGCCACCGCGCAGTGGGGAGCGCGCGGCGAGCACGCGAGATCGCGACGGAAGCCCTTCAGATTGCCGTTGAGTGCGAGTACCCCCTCGGCGAGGCGACCGCCCGGCACCAGGTCGCCGAGTCCGCGATCGCAGACGGCGACGCTGACGACGCGCTCGACGCGTGGACACGGGCGGCGTCGATCTATTCGGATCTCGGGTCGGCCCGTGCCGCCGTGGTACGACAGAGGCTTGCGGAACTCCAGAGCCATGCGCGGAATTAG
- a CDS encoding alpha/beta hydrolase: MRRSQVVCLAVLALALSVVTSGTAVGSVSGADKARSQHELTSPPAANADVAEVDWRQCDDEPGYDCATIQVPLDYDQPYGEQIDLGLLRDPADDPSRRIGSLFVNPGGPGASAVQFAADAGRELGTKVRQRFDIVGVDPRGVGRSTAVTCTGKYRDHPVHPPVAFPFGDEEETGWLRADASDRTFCANHHNAVFDHASTADNARDLDLVRDALGEERLTYYGISYGTYLGQTYAAMFPDRIRAIVLDGVLDPIAWSKGHGRSGHRLGFSTRLRSGRGAYEALTSALVECDRVGAERCSAAGDAYGKWRTVVRKARNGKLAVDGQPISYSSVVSYLLGGLYERGLYEQLAQYVQYLYVQSTSRTGSRAYQRSQAAALRITGRLRDLFNDRLRRGLYAADAYDEPETRTVADPFAAVACSDSANPDDPRAWIHAGRRDDRIMPWFGRLWTWRSSICASWPGSPSDSFRGPWRTQTSSPVLVVANAHDPSTPIGGARVANQLFDGSRLLMLDGWGHGAYGESTCVTEYTERYLVTQRLPESGTVCKPDLPLYP, from the coding sequence ATGAGACGATCCCAGGTCGTCTGTCTCGCCGTGCTCGCTCTCGCATTGAGCGTCGTCACGTCGGGCACCGCGGTCGGCTCGGTCAGCGGCGCAGACAAGGCGCGAAGTCAACACGAACTCACGTCGCCGCCCGCTGCGAACGCTGACGTGGCCGAGGTCGACTGGCGCCAGTGTGACGACGAGCCTGGCTACGACTGCGCAACCATCCAGGTCCCCCTCGACTACGACCAACCGTACGGCGAACAGATCGACCTTGGGCTGCTCCGGGATCCTGCGGACGATCCGAGCCGACGTATCGGCTCACTGTTCGTCAACCCCGGTGGCCCCGGCGCTAGCGCCGTCCAGTTTGCCGCCGACGCGGGCCGAGAACTCGGTACGAAGGTCAGGCAGCGGTTCGACATCGTCGGCGTCGACCCGCGGGGCGTCGGCCGCTCGACGGCGGTCACTTGCACAGGGAAGTACCGGGACCATCCGGTGCATCCGCCGGTCGCGTTTCCGTTCGGTGACGAGGAGGAGACCGGTTGGTTGCGGGCTGACGCGAGCGACCGCACGTTCTGCGCGAACCACCACAACGCTGTCTTCGACCATGCTTCGACTGCCGACAACGCACGCGACCTGGACCTTGTGCGCGACGCCCTCGGCGAGGAACGGCTGACCTACTACGGGATCTCGTACGGTACCTATCTCGGTCAGACCTACGCCGCGATGTTTCCCGACCGTATACGCGCGATAGTGCTCGACGGCGTGCTCGATCCGATCGCCTGGTCGAAGGGTCACGGCAGAAGCGGGCACCGGCTGGGATTCTCCACCCGACTGCGAAGCGGACGAGGCGCGTACGAGGCGCTGACGTCCGCGCTAGTTGAGTGCGATCGTGTCGGGGCCGAGCGCTGCAGTGCGGCCGGTGACGCGTATGGAAAGTGGCGCACCGTCGTCAGAAAGGCGCGCAATGGGAAACTCGCGGTGGACGGTCAGCCGATCTCGTATAGTAGCGTCGTCAGCTACCTGCTCGGGGGGCTTTACGAGCGTGGTCTCTACGAGCAACTCGCACAGTACGTGCAATACCTGTACGTGCAGTCGACCTCGAGAACCGGGTCACGGGCCTATCAACGGTCGCAGGCCGCGGCCCTGAGGATCACCGGCCGGCTGCGTGATCTATTCAATGACCGCCTCCGCCGCGGCTTGTACGCTGCCGATGCGTACGACGAGCCGGAGACACGGACCGTCGCCGACCCGTTCGCCGCGGTCGCGTGCTCTGACTCGGCGAACCCCGATGATCCAAGGGCATGGATACACGCAGGCAGGCGCGACGACCGCATAATGCCCTGGTTCGGGCGGCTTTGGACCTGGAGGTCGTCGATCTGCGCAAGCTGGCCGGGATCGCCGAGCGACTCCTTTCGCGGTCCGTGGAGGACCCAGACCTCGTCGCCGGTACTCGTCGTCGCGAATGCCCATGACCCTTCCACGCCGATCGGTGGGGCGCGGGTTGCCAACCAGCTGTTCGACGGGTCCCGCCTGCTGATGCTGGACGGCTGGGGACACGGTGCGTACGGCGAGAGCACCTGCGTAACCGAATACACCGAGCGCTATCTCGTGACGCAGCGACTGCCCGAATCGGGCACTGTGTGTAAGCCCGACCTGCCGCTGTATCCGTGA